A genomic stretch from Bradyrhizobium quebecense includes:
- a CDS encoding DUF433 domain-containing protein, translated as MTMHVNLDWRKAGDIGLYTVPMAARILHEEGGRIRSWINGVGNSDAPPIIHRQLPMIGGKTVLGFLDLIEARFIKHFKDLRLSSQTIRKIAERLRERHDTDHPFATNKAFRTDGKTILMEIAEEEEKKILNLLNDNFEMEAVVEPSLFDSILYADDLAYRWHPSPVQHPRVVLDPNFAFGRPVLEGIWIPTDTLMAAYSAEGESAAVAEDFEIAEEDVLEAVAYEGSLAASPPIENKTG; from the coding sequence ATGACCATGCATGTGAACCTGGACTGGCGGAAAGCAGGTGACATCGGCCTGTACACCGTCCCTATGGCGGCGCGCATTCTCCATGAAGAAGGGGGCCGCATTCGATCTTGGATCAACGGCGTCGGGAACAGCGATGCTCCGCCTATCATTCACCGTCAATTGCCTATGATTGGCGGCAAGACGGTGCTCGGCTTCCTCGATTTAATCGAAGCGCGATTCATAAAGCACTTCAAGGATCTCAGACTTTCCTCGCAGACGATCCGGAAAATCGCGGAGCGGCTGCGCGAGAGGCACGACACGGACCACCCTTTCGCGACCAACAAGGCTTTTCGGACGGATGGCAAAACGATCTTGATGGAAATCGCCGAGGAAGAAGAAAAGAAGATTTTGAACCTGCTCAACGACAACTTCGAAATGGAAGCCGTTGTTGAGCCCTCACTTTTCGACAGCATTCTTTATGCCGATGATCTCGCCTATCGCTGGCACCCGAGCCCAGTTCAACATCCGCGTGTCGTGCTCGATCCCAACTTCGCTTTCGGGCGTCCCGTGCTGGAAGGCATCTGGATCCCGACCGACACACTGATGGCAGCTTACAGCGCTGAGGGTGAGAGTGCTGCCGTTGCGGAGGATTTCGAGATTGCCGAGGAAGACGTTCTTGAAGCCGTTGCCTATGAGGGGAGCTTAGCCGCTTCACCGCCAATTGAAAATAAAACTGGATGA
- a CDS encoding S24 family peptidase has product MKDKDLKPDMRARMAARLAELDRSPITAAANVGLERTYIRDFINGKKASIRSDKHEQVARALDWTVADLLGAGTSPIKVTPGFTAAFAEPSPSTFVPGNQLVGVRDFPIYAAAHGGEGFMIVHTDVMEWVKRPVILEGVPDSYGVLVVGESMVPAYRPGDMALVHPRRPPERDTDVILYDHDPRTGDAKSMIKRLVGFNDRSLKLEQYNPAKTFSEHRADWPICHQVVGMYKGRR; this is encoded by the coding sequence ATGAAGGACAAGGACTTAAAACCTGATATGCGTGCGCGGATGGCAGCTAGGCTCGCCGAGCTGGACCGTTCGCCGATCACGGCCGCGGCAAATGTTGGGCTCGAACGCACCTACATTCGCGACTTCATCAACGGGAAAAAGGCATCCATTCGCTCGGATAAGCACGAGCAAGTTGCCCGCGCCCTTGATTGGACGGTCGCGGACCTTTTGGGCGCGGGAACTTCGCCAATCAAGGTCACGCCAGGGTTTACGGCCGCCTTCGCCGAGCCGTCCCCGAGCACCTTTGTTCCCGGCAATCAGCTCGTTGGGGTTCGCGATTTCCCGATCTACGCCGCCGCACACGGTGGCGAAGGCTTCATGATTGTTCATACCGACGTGATGGAATGGGTAAAGCGGCCGGTGATCCTGGAGGGCGTTCCGGATAGCTACGGCGTTCTTGTTGTGGGCGAATCTATGGTACCGGCCTATCGGCCCGGCGATATGGCGCTAGTGCACCCTCGCCGACCACCCGAGCGGGACACAGACGTTATCCTGTACGATCACGATCCACGCACCGGCGACGCAAAATCGATGATCAAGCGTCTTGTAGGGTTCAATGATCGCAGCCTTAAACTCGAGCAATACAATCCGGCCAAGACGTTCTCGGAACATCGTGCGGATTGGCCGATCTGCCATCAGGTGGTGGGGATGTATAAGGGGCGACGCTAG
- a CDS encoding terminase small subunit protein: MAEGESLRSICRDEEMPGLSTVFLWLSKDKAFVEQYARAIDARSTVMEEEILQISDDASGDVIEGEDGSVKVNAEFVARSRLKVDTRKWLMARMSPKKYGDKLTTEVTGADGGPIKQEISRIELVAAPFPSNIGEG; this comes from the coding sequence ATGGCTGAGGGCGAAAGTCTGCGCTCGATCTGCCGGGATGAGGAAATGCCCGGCCTCTCTACCGTTTTCCTCTGGCTTTCCAAGGACAAGGCCTTTGTGGAGCAATACGCGCGCGCGATAGACGCTCGTTCGACGGTCATGGAGGAAGAAATCCTTCAAATCTCGGACGATGCCAGCGGTGATGTGATCGAGGGCGAGGACGGGTCCGTCAAGGTCAACGCTGAATTCGTCGCCCGGTCTCGGCTCAAGGTCGATACCCGAAAATGGCTGATGGCTCGCATGTCTCCGAAGAAGTACGGCGACAAGCTGACCACGGAAGTCACCGGCGCGGATGGCGGACCGATTAAGCAGGAAATCAGCCGCATTGAGCTGGTCGCGGCGCCGTTCCCCTCGAACATAGGGGAAGGCTGA
- a CDS encoding PBSX family phage terminase large subunit yields the protein MTAAQILLPPKLVPVFTGEAMYRGAYGGRGSAKTRSFAKMAAVRAMMWATEGREGIILCGREFMNSLADSSFAEVKAAIASEPFLAAFFDVGETYIRTKCRRIYFVFAGLRHNLDSIKSKAKILLLWVDEAEPVSDNAWTVTIPTVREEGAEIWVTWNPDRKKSATHKRFRENPPDGSKIIELNWRDNPFFPKILNTTRLDDQKNRPDQYDWVWNGGFRTVVEGAYYAKGLLEAKEQGRITFVPRDPLMQTRAYFDIGGTGARADAVAIWIAQFVGQKINVLDYYEAQGQPLSVHIDWMRSRGYGNAWVILPHDGAHGDKVFATSYESAIREAGFDVLVIPNQGAGAASARIETGRRLFPRLFFNADTTEPGRDALGWYHEKKSNDERNIGLGPNHDWSSHGADGFGLMCIHYDQPAGAASPRERYRDRGRSSGGGSWQSV from the coding sequence ATGACCGCGGCTCAAATCCTCCTGCCTCCCAAGCTCGTTCCTGTATTCACCGGCGAGGCCATGTACCGCGGCGCCTATGGTGGCCGCGGCTCGGCGAAAACGCGCTCGTTTGCAAAGATGGCGGCCGTGCGCGCGATGATGTGGGCAACGGAAGGCCGCGAAGGCATCATTCTTTGCGGTCGCGAGTTCATGAATTCGCTGGCTGACAGCTCGTTCGCGGAGGTGAAGGCCGCGATCGCTTCTGAGCCGTTCCTTGCTGCCTTCTTCGATGTCGGTGAGACCTACATCCGGACCAAATGTCGGCGGATTTATTTCGTGTTCGCCGGCCTTCGGCACAATCTGGACAGCATCAAGTCCAAAGCGAAGATCCTGCTGCTTTGGGTCGATGAGGCCGAACCGGTCTCGGACAACGCTTGGACCGTCACCATTCCGACCGTGCGCGAAGAGGGCGCCGAAATCTGGGTCACCTGGAATCCCGATCGCAAGAAGAGCGCGACGCACAAGCGTTTCCGCGAAAACCCGCCTGATGGCTCGAAAATCATTGAGTTGAACTGGCGGGATAACCCGTTCTTCCCGAAGATCCTCAACACCACGCGGCTTGATGACCAGAAAAACCGGCCCGATCAATACGATTGGGTCTGGAACGGTGGTTTCCGGACTGTGGTCGAGGGCGCGTACTACGCCAAAGGGCTGCTCGAGGCGAAAGAGCAGGGCCGGATTACGTTCGTCCCGCGCGACCCGCTCATGCAGACGCGGGCCTATTTCGACATCGGCGGGACCGGCGCGCGCGCCGACGCTGTGGCGATCTGGATTGCTCAATTCGTCGGGCAGAAAATCAACGTCCTGGACTACTACGAGGCGCAGGGCCAGCCGTTATCGGTCCATATCGACTGGATGCGCTCCCGCGGGTACGGCAACGCCTGGGTGATCTTGCCGCACGACGGCGCGCATGGGGACAAGGTTTTCGCGACGTCCTATGAAAGCGCGATCCGGGAAGCCGGGTTTGACGTGCTGGTGATCCCGAACCAGGGCGCCGGCGCGGCCTCGGCGCGCATTGAGACCGGCCGGCGGCTTTTCCCGCGGTTATTCTTCAATGCTGACACCACTGAGCCGGGCCGCGACGCGCTCGGCTGGTACCATGAGAAGAAATCAAACGATGAGCGTAACATCGGGCTCGGGCCAAATCACGATTGGAGTTCGCACGGCGCTGATGGCTTTGGGCTAATGTGCATTCATTACGATCAGCCGGCCGGCGCAGCGTCGCCGCGCGAACGTTACCGTGATCGGGGCCGTAGCTCGGGTGGCGGGTCATGGCAGAGTGTCTAG
- a CDS encoding phage portal protein — protein MLNDAGGYGPGEKDEREAPTDADGIFSKLQKWCKTDFNSKGQTAWRTAAREDFDFEAGEQLTEDDKAILQDAKRPIVIFNRVGPVVDSVAGQEVGNRQEVQFLPRTEGDVQVNELLTSAAKWFRQQCDAEDEESDAFRDMVVCGMGWTETLLDYEDNPEGDPKIERRDPLEMVWDSGASKRNLRDMRRVFHIRRGVPLDEARALCPGDPDRPFEDADYNASWIDDVGAKDEGKPHENDNRFYNKDSTGDGEDSGDGVTMVRAQWWERVPVYLVLDPTDPTGEKILTLDKDEFEDLSAKAKLAGGSLRFTKSTRKVYRQAYLGSVLLEIGDAPCEGHFSFQCMTGKRDRNKNTFFGLVRAMKDPARWSNKWMSQTMHIMNTTAKGGVAVERGQFFDNDADGEASWAKQDTVTFLKPGALGSSPKFVQKPTSQFPQSSFELMQYAVTSLRDVSGVNVEILGMQSAAGQAASLDLQRKQSALTILQPLFDSLRRYRKSQGRLMLYLIEHYLSDGRLIKIEGEENAQYVPLVKQQATTGASQYDVIVDESPTSANQKEATWSMLQQLLPVIGKMLPPATWLALLKYSPLPTSAQKAISDSIQQSQQQPDPEQQKRDAELKLENDKAQAKIANDKAASDAKVQTMQQESAAKMQLAAQEAQHSAMLKALTAPPTVDPATGQPVPGSGGGETAALIMAFMQEMRRDMNTLATALNTPKKLIRDPQTGEIVGIAPVGTN, from the coding sequence ATGCTGAACGACGCGGGCGGCTACGGGCCGGGCGAAAAGGACGAGCGGGAGGCGCCGACCGATGCTGACGGCATCTTCTCCAAGCTCCAAAAGTGGTGCAAAACCGACTTCAACAGCAAGGGCCAAACGGCCTGGCGCACGGCGGCCCGCGAGGATTTCGACTTTGAGGCCGGCGAGCAGCTAACGGAAGATGACAAGGCGATTCTGCAGGATGCAAAGCGCCCGATCGTCATTTTCAACCGCGTTGGGCCCGTGGTCGATAGCGTCGCCGGCCAAGAGGTCGGCAACAGGCAGGAAGTCCAGTTCCTGCCGCGCACCGAGGGTGATGTACAGGTCAACGAGCTGCTGACGTCGGCGGCGAAGTGGTTCCGGCAACAGTGCGACGCTGAGGACGAGGAAAGCGACGCCTTCCGCGACATGGTTGTTTGCGGCATGGGCTGGACCGAAACCCTCCTCGACTATGAGGACAATCCCGAGGGCGATCCCAAGATTGAGCGGCGCGACCCGCTCGAAATGGTGTGGGATAGCGGCGCGTCCAAGCGAAACCTGCGCGACATGCGTCGGGTTTTCCACATCCGCCGCGGTGTGCCGCTGGATGAGGCGAGGGCGCTTTGCCCGGGCGATCCCGATCGGCCGTTCGAGGACGCGGATTACAACGCTTCATGGATCGATGACGTCGGCGCCAAGGACGAGGGCAAGCCGCACGAAAACGACAATCGGTTCTATAACAAGGACAGCACCGGCGACGGCGAGGATAGCGGCGACGGCGTGACGATGGTGCGCGCGCAGTGGTGGGAGCGCGTCCCGGTCTATCTGGTGTTGGATCCGACCGACCCGACCGGCGAGAAGATCCTGACGCTGGATAAGGACGAGTTTGAGGATTTGAGCGCCAAGGCGAAGCTCGCCGGCGGCTCGCTGCGCTTCACCAAGTCGACGCGGAAGGTCTACCGGCAGGCCTATCTTGGCTCGGTGCTGCTCGAGATCGGCGACGCGCCCTGCGAAGGCCATTTCTCGTTCCAGTGCATGACCGGCAAGCGGGACCGAAACAAAAACACGTTCTTCGGCCTGGTCCGCGCCATGAAGGATCCGGCGCGCTGGTCGAACAAGTGGATGTCGCAGACCATGCACATCATGAATACGACCGCAAAGGGCGGCGTGGCGGTCGAGCGCGGCCAGTTCTTCGACAACGACGCGGACGGTGAGGCGTCCTGGGCGAAACAGGACACGGTGACGTTCCTCAAGCCTGGCGCGCTCGGATCGAGCCCGAAATTCGTTCAAAAACCGACGTCTCAGTTCCCGCAATCGTCGTTCGAACTGATGCAGTATGCCGTCACCTCGCTCCGCGACGTCTCGGGCGTCAACGTCGAAATTCTCGGCATGCAGAGCGCTGCCGGGCAGGCGGCCAGTCTCGATCTCCAGCGCAAGCAATCCGCACTGACCATCTTGCAACCGCTGTTTGACAGCCTGCGCCGGTACCGCAAGTCACAGGGCCGGCTGATGCTGTACCTGATCGAGCATTACCTTTCGGACGGCCGCCTTATCAAGATCGAGGGCGAGGAAAACGCGCAATATGTGCCGCTCGTCAAGCAACAGGCGACTACCGGCGCGTCGCAGTATGACGTCATCGTTGACGAAAGCCCGACGTCGGCGAACCAGAAAGAGGCGACCTGGTCGATGCTGCAACAGCTGTTGCCCGTCATCGGCAAGATGCTGCCGCCGGCAACCTGGCTCGCGCTGCTCAAGTATTCGCCGCTGCCGACCTCGGCGCAAAAGGCGATCTCGGACAGCATCCAGCAGTCCCAGCAGCAGCCCGATCCGGAGCAACAGAAGCGCGACGCGGAATTGAAGCTTGAGAACGACAAGGCGCAGGCGAAAATCGCCAACGACAAGGCCGCCTCGGACGCCAAAGTCCAGACCATGCAGCAGGAAAGCGCGGCAAAGATGCAGCTCGCCGCGCAGGAGGCGCAGCATAGCGCCATGCTCAAGGCTTTGACCGCGCCTCCCACGGTCGACCCAGCGACCGGCCAGCCGGTGCCCGGCTCGGGCGGCGGTGAGACCGCAGCGCTGATCATGGCCTTCATGCAGGAAATGCGGCGCGACATGAACACGCTCGCTACCGCGCTCAACACGCCGAAAAAGCTGATCCGCGATCCGCAGACCGGCGAAATCGTCGGCATCGCACCCGTAGGGACCAACTAA
- a CDS encoding N4-gp56 family major capsid protein yields the protein MSTTSYGINDTLSNKLWAKKLNVEALKQTYFGKFMGEASSNMIQLKTDFEKSAGDELTIGLRVQLKGDGTTEGQTLQGNEEALSTYSDKFKINELAHAVRVRNKNTIDAQRVPFNLRSESKDGLNDWFSDRFDTCMANHLAGNTLVVDPRFTGNNAITAPTNIYRGGGATDDATINGDNTKTFKLGIIDALVERAGVASPLVRPIMVGGEKKFVMFLHDYQVTDLRTDAGAGQWLDIQKAALAGGIGSKSPIYTGALGEYNNVVLHKWNRLPMGISNAGVQQTSTRRAVFCGAQAAAVGFGKEFSKGSHFKWVEELFDYERELGVSAQTVWGIKKSVFNGNDFAALVATTYAVAH from the coding sequence ATGTCCACCACCTCGTATGGTATCAACGACACTCTTTCCAACAAGCTTTGGGCGAAAAAGCTCAACGTCGAAGCGCTCAAGCAGACGTATTTTGGCAAGTTCATGGGCGAGGCATCGTCCAACATGATCCAGCTCAAGACCGACTTCGAAAAGTCGGCCGGCGATGAGCTGACGATCGGCCTGCGCGTCCAGCTCAAGGGCGATGGCACCACCGAGGGCCAGACCCTGCAGGGCAACGAAGAGGCGCTGTCCACCTATTCGGACAAGTTCAAGATCAACGAGCTGGCGCATGCGGTCCGCGTTCGCAACAAGAACACGATCGACGCCCAGCGCGTGCCCTTCAACCTGCGCAGCGAGAGCAAGGACGGTCTCAACGATTGGTTTTCCGATCGCTTCGATACCTGCATGGCGAACCATCTTGCCGGCAATACCCTGGTTGTGGATCCCCGGTTCACCGGCAACAACGCGATCACGGCGCCGACCAACATCTATCGCGGCGGCGGCGCGACTGACGACGCGACCATCAACGGCGACAACACCAAGACGTTCAAGCTCGGCATCATCGACGCCTTGGTGGAGCGTGCCGGCGTAGCTTCGCCGCTCGTCCGTCCGATCATGGTTGGCGGCGAGAAGAAGTTCGTCATGTTCCTGCACGACTACCAGGTGACGGACTTGCGCACCGACGCCGGCGCCGGTCAGTGGCTCGACATCCAGAAGGCCGCGCTTGCCGGCGGCATCGGCTCCAAGTCGCCGATCTATACCGGCGCGCTCGGCGAGTACAACAACGTCGTGCTGCACAAATGGAACCGACTGCCGATGGGCATTTCCAACGCCGGCGTGCAGCAGACCAGCACCCGCCGGGCCGTGTTCTGCGGTGCACAGGCGGCTGCGGTCGGCTTCGGCAAGGAGTTTTCGAAGGGCTCCCACTTCAAGTGGGTGGAAGAGCTGTTCGATTACGAGCGCGAGCTTGGTGTTTCCGCCCAGACCGTGTGGGGCATCAAGAAGAGCGTTTTCAACGGCAACGACTTCGCGGCCCTGGTCGCCACCACCTACGCCGTCGCGCACTAA
- a CDS encoding tail fiber domain-containing protein, with amino-acid sequence MGGKSSSTTTQSSSLSPYSGASGALSGLLGGLTNLAGSAGSATPAQTGALNTIEANANNNPFASPMTSGTLGLLNGGGATKNDAAIKSNLGMLQNGIVGQTASGANIGNNPALKAQLDQITTDVTNQTNGAWAAAGRDGSPGNAQALGRGVASGIAPVIAQQYNTDTTNALNAANTLYGAGNTTYGILNANNATANQNFTNGVGTAGTALDSQNWGANATLAAEAQRFGIPASQLTTLLGAVAPVAAQFGTQNGTSNTESQMSGAQQFATIASGLGSLWPKGNISFGS; translated from the coding sequence ATGGGCGGCAAGAGCAGCAGCACCACCACCCAATCGTCGTCGCTGTCGCCGTATAGCGGCGCATCTGGCGCACTGTCGGGCCTGCTCGGTGGCCTGACCAACCTGGCCGGCTCTGCCGGTAGCGCCACGCCGGCACAGACCGGCGCGCTCAACACGATCGAGGCGAACGCGAACAATAACCCGTTTGCTTCGCCGATGACGTCCGGAACGCTCGGGCTGCTCAATGGCGGCGGCGCGACGAAAAACGATGCTGCGATCAAGTCGAACCTCGGGATGCTGCAAAACGGCATCGTCGGGCAGACCGCGAGTGGCGCGAACATCGGCAACAATCCCGCGCTGAAAGCCCAGCTCGACCAAATCACCACGGACGTCACTAACCAGACGAACGGGGCATGGGCCGCGGCCGGCCGCGACGGCTCGCCGGGCAACGCGCAGGCGCTCGGCCGCGGCGTCGCCTCGGGTATCGCCCCGGTGATCGCGCAACAGTACAACACGGACACGACCAACGCGCTCAACGCCGCGAACACGCTCTACGGCGCCGGCAACACGACCTACGGCATTCTGAACGCCAACAATGCGACGGCAAATCAGAACTTCACCAACGGTGTAGGCACGGCCGGAACGGCGCTCGACAGCCAGAACTGGGGCGCAAACGCCACGCTCGCGGCGGAAGCCCAGCGGTTCGGAATTCCGGCCTCGCAGCTCACGACGTTGCTTGGCGCCGTCGCGCCGGTCGCCGCTCAGTTCGGCACGCAAAACGGCACGTCCAACACCGAAAGCCAGATGTCGGGTGCACAGCAGTTCGCGACGATCGCGAGCGGTCTCGGCTCGCTTTGGCCGAAGGGCAACATTTCTTTTGGGAGCTAA